The following DNA comes from Magnolia sinica isolate HGM2019 chromosome 18, MsV1, whole genome shotgun sequence.
attGTCGAAGGTTCAGATCACTataaatgagccaaatcatatgaatttggatcgttctaaaaagaaacttgattctatgaattgtgtataaaactaaagaggatcctacaaaattacgaAGTGCATCAgtaagaaccaacctcaaatattacgaatagatggttcaacttaacatattcattgggatgggtcatggaaagaggcttcaatcatatgacgagtttagatcactaacagcagtacgaatcatatgatgcatttggatgggtgaatgggctgaatcatataagaagttcaaatctacTAAATGGCTcaacacatgaaaggttttgatccattgaagtggcccaagcatgtcaaaggttgggatcagtagagatgggccaaatcatatgaacagtttgaatcatttgtaaagttgAAGAGAGTCCTAtagaattttgggcatggatcaacttagtagatccattgccaagggatcatgaaaagcagcttcaatgcGGATGTTGTCAAGAGGCaggtaaagtaatttgtaattgttgcacattttctttacattaccatggtaattggtgaaaaaagaaaaaaaaaaaaaaaacaggcccttaagtgTGCAGAAATCAGCATTCTTAGTTCTTAATCTAAGTGTCTAACTATGCATGTCAAAGAATGCCAAAAGAACACCAATGCATAACTTCTATGGCAAAGTGAGTGAATCATATTGATGGAAGCAGCACCTGAAATTATGACAATCGAATAAACATACCATGCTTGTAGAAATATCCCCCTTAGATACCAAGGGACCAACTATAAATTCTAGAGCTGCTAGATCACGGATACTAGATTCTATAGCAAGGTTCAATATACTTGCAGCAGTTTCTGTAGGGTTTCTCCTCAAATAAATTCTGATGAATGCATCCTCAACAGCTGCATAGATAGATTTGTCCTAGGAAAATACCTACAGAAATCCAATGCAAACACACCATGCTTGTAGAAATATCCCCCTTAGATACCAAGGAATAAACATACCATGCTTGTAGAAATATCCCCCTTAGATACCAAGGAACCAACTATAAATTCTAGAGATGCTAGATCACCAATACTAGATTCTATATCAAGGTTCAATATATTTGCAGCAGTTTCTGTAGGGTTTCTCCTCAAATATATTCTGATGAATGCATCCTCAACAGCTGCATAGATAGATTTGTCCTGGGAAAATACCTACAGAAATCCAATGCAAACACACCCCTTAAATGCTTGCCAAGATTCCTTTGGAAGTCAAGAAGAATTGTAACAGAAATCAAAGAGGATGCTTACAAGTGGCAACATTTGGAGACGGGCCTCAGAGTCATCAATTTGGAACTGTCTGCACCTCATCAACAAAAGAATCGTGTTCTCAACATCAGTGACAGAAGATGAAGCCAGCAGTTGGACCAGAGTCGGCATTGTGGAGGATATGCACTTTGAGAACCTCAAACCTGTCTCAAGTGATGCAACCAAGGCCCTGGTCTGCTCCAGGTTCCCAAAATCTAGCATGGAAGAACCCTTGTTGACCCCATCTTCCACACTAGGCAAACAA
Coding sequences within:
- the LOC131232391 gene encoding condensin-1 complex subunit CAP-D2-like, with product MEPNAPSESVLDRIPSDNEMCEANGKVYQAEVKSEQQDSVTDSCLPSVEDGVNKGSSMLDFGNLEQTRALVASLETGLRFSKCISSTMPTLVQLLASSSVTDVENTILLLMRCRQFQIDDSEARLQMLPLVFSQDKSIYAAVEDAFIRIYLRRNPTETAANILNLDIESSIGDLASLEFIVGSLVSKGDISTSMVCLFLGI